In one Nicotiana tomentosiformis chromosome 6, ASM39032v3, whole genome shotgun sequence genomic region, the following are encoded:
- the LOC104111425 gene encoding protein ELF4-LIKE 3, whose translation MEGDTFSGLGNGTQIDGKVVQTFQKSFVQVQNILDQNRLLINEINQNQESKIPDNLSRNVGLIRELNNNIRRVVDLYADLSTSFTKSVDNSSEGDSSGHKRSRPI comes from the coding sequence ATGGAGGGGGATACATTTTCTGGATTAGGCAATGGTACACAAATAGATGGCAAAGTTGTGCAAACATTTCAGAAGAGTTTTGTACAAGTTCAGAATATACTAGATCAGAATAGGCTATTAATCAATGAGATTAATCAGAATCAAGAGTCAAAAATCCCTGATAATTTGAGCAGAAATGTTGGATTAATCAGAGAGCTCAACAATAATATTAGAAGGGTAGTTGACCTCTATGCTGATCTTTCAACTTCTTTCACTAAATCTGTTGATAATTCATCTGAAGGGGATTCAAGTGGACACAAGAGGAGCAGGCCTATTTAG